Genomic DNA from Lactuca sativa cultivar Salinas chromosome 8, Lsat_Salinas_v11, whole genome shotgun sequence:
acttcggggccttacaccctatttaaaggggtcATAAGCCTCCTTTAGCCTTCCCTTTTACAGTTCCTTTCCTCCCAAAACCCTGattcgagtgtgagtgtgtttctTGGTGGTTTAAGCTTGAAGAAGAGATTTGGTGAAGGAAGCACTTACGGAAACAAGTTAGAAGAAGCAAAGGACTTGTGGGGATTCGAGATTTACCTCTGTGGAGCACCCTCTGAAGGTATAAAGCTGTTCCTTGACTCATTTCTTCCAAAACCCTTTTGTGCATGGATTCTAGGGAAAgggcttttgtgtttaagccaagatctgaagttgtaactttagatctggactccttttgACCTtgagatgcataaagttatcCTTTTTTCCTAGCAtgagccttccctcaagtgtatgactcaattccaagcttagatttgctattttGGGGCCTtaaaagccttgcatgcacgtaaagtttgcaactttacgtgaaaataaTCCCCCATGAGAttagatctgtaatttggaagcattgcatggcTCCAAGGGGTCTGTATGGCTTGAGAACTGATAGGAATCGACGAGTCTcagggggagactcggcgagtcatatgaatacaggcatggaatcggcgagttgaatgaacaactcggcgagcccaaTGAATATtcctatgaactcgacgagttggatgaacaactcggcgatccGGATGAAGTTttcctagaactcgacgagttaaaggaacaactcggcgagtcaggtgaGTTTCCCCAATGGATTCGATGGTCATAAGTGTGTCGAGTGGCAagcaaggaaactcgacgagtggaccttagattatcaatcaaggtcgcatgaactcggcgagtcacctcgatgactcgacgagtagatgttATCtcgggaaactcggcgagtcactagttgcactcgacgagttaaggtcaacatagactgttgacTTGATCCTAACTGAAGTGGACCAGAGCGGATTTTATGGTTAATGACTGGGTATTATATGTCGCTTTTAGGTAGTGAGTTGGAGCAGCTCGTGGGGCATATCCAGTCGAAAAAGTATTAGTTCAGCATTCgtatcaggtgagtcttctcaccatacctatgggtctaaggcaccaaggccggcccattacaTGATTATGGTAGATGTGCTAGATACTCTGTGTTGTTTTACTATGTGATTGCATGTTGTATAAAGACCTTGGGGGAGCTCATGGcactggatgtaagaccatgtggggtagcccatggcagtcctaggtgaagaccatgtagggtagcccgtggcactggatgtaagaccatgtggggtagcccatggcagtcctaggtgaagaccatgtggggtagcccatggcactattacagatttttatgtatgcatggtttatatgttatgtgtgtagCTCTATGGCTATCGGGATATGTGattgtgtggtatgctctgggaaactcactaagcatttcgcttacaggttgttgattgttgCAGGTACTTCGGAGCctaagggcaaaggcaaggcgtgatgacgtggcgtgTACTCAATCTCTCTTTTGGAAGTTTTAGGGACTTTCTGATGATTTCATAAAAACACAACGTTGATGTAATGAATGTGAATTGGAaacaaatgttttgaaaacttatggaCTATGTAATCATTTGATTAAGTAAAACGAAAAATTTTCTTggtaaaatttgggttgttacattcaTCTTGTAGGTATAAACcaataaaacataaaatttatTGTTTTGAATATTATGATTGGATTTAAAATTCTTTAATTGTGATTTTTCGGTACCGAGGATCATAGTTTTGAGCAAAGGTTGCGACTTGGTGGACCAATTTTGAAGGAAAACATAACAACAATGGTTCTTGAGAGGTATAACCTCTTCTAGCAATCAATGTAGATATTATTTGAGATTTCTATTTGCTTATGAAATATTGCTTCCTTGGGTTTGATTACAGTTACATCCTCAATAGGATATATGGGTACAATGGTTGTAATTATTTAGGATTTAGACCTTCAATAATTATATGTTATGGATTCATTTTaataataagtaatcaaaatGCCAGTGATACTATTTGATAGCTACAATTGTATTTATGTAGAAAAGATGAATTTGTATGGTTTGATGTTACATGTTGCATTCTTTTTTGCTATGAATAGATGTATGTTGAGTTGTAAATAAAACATAAGAGTAAAATGATCATCATTCAACATAGCTAGTTAGAACAACATGgttttaattaaatatatatttaatcaaaCTTCAAATCTAATCAAACCTGTGACTTAATCGACTCAATAACAACTTTCAGACAATCCCTTGGTTTGACTATCAAGTTCAAATTATTTGTTTGTTGATCTTAATTGCTTTTACAAACCAATATTGAAGAAGTGCAAGATTCCTAATGCGTTATTTGATATCATTATCAATAACATAAATTCATAtcttaaattataattaaaaaatcGACTGATTGATAAAATATTTGTTGCCACTTCATTTGTTAAAGAAAACATAATATCTCACTTaatgtatatttatttatttgttatttttagggtttatttaaataaaaacctTTAACAAAAGAACAAAGAGATATAAGATATCCTTTTATAGAAGTAGCCAACCTGTCAGTTTTGCCAAGcaaaggaccatttatgtaagactaaactgcaaatttggttcCTATGGTTAGCTAAAAAATGTGGCtaaggtccaaaaagttttcaacttgtaTGAATGGTCGAAAATTAAGAATTTATTGTGGATTTAGTCTCTGATAAACATAAAAGGAATACAACACCCTTTTAAtttgatttttacattttttatatttattttggtattttttataatttaaaaataaaaataaaaacttgtcAACCCCTCCCTCCGGTTGTCCCCCCCTCCCCCCACTTCCTCTCTCATGACCCTAATACCACCGACGACTTCAAAACAAATTCTCAATCGAACCACCTTCGTCCTCCTCCTCGTCCTCTGTTATCACCTATCCTCATCAACAAACACCCACCATTTAGGAATGGAAATGGGGCGGGTTCGGGGCGGGGCATGGATTCCTAAACCCGCCCCGATAACtttcgggtatcttatcggggcgccccattgggtttcgggtttctccgtcgggtttcgggtatcttatcgggTTTACAACAATTGATAACGAAATCTTTATTCTCTTTTGGGGTACCCCAATgtcttataaaatataaatgttctagcaactcttttaaattaaaaacatgatgcatcactttaataaaataaattggacgttatattaaaaattatttgatttaagttttGTTTAATacgtcaaaacacataaaaatgatcattaacaccagattgttaataactaaaaaaattgtctacataagtattttatatttgaacGCGTACAATTAACAGTAAAAAATTttgaacattatatatatatatatatatatatatatatatatatatatatatatatatatataatcggggcGGGGCGGGTCGGGGCGAGGATAACCCACTCCCTGCCCCGAACCCGATAACGACCCGTTACCCGACCCGAAatgatcgggtttcgggtttccccATCGGGTTCGGGCTTTTTTGCCATCCCTACACCATTCATCTCCTTATCACAGACGCCAGTGTCTCCACCACCATCCATGTCACTCTCTTCCCCTTTGACTATTATGAACATCACCATGGAAATTACAGAATCTTGAGTTGACGCCTCCGACAACAACAATAATGCACCCTCTCCAAAGATATCGATATTGAGggtttaatattaatatttattgGATTCCCCACAAATTTGTTGACTAGGGAAGAGTTTAAAGCCAACATTTCAAAGATATTGGCATATTCGAGGTTCTTTACTTAACACAAGACATAGATAAGTGAGAAGGGAGAATATATAGTGGAAATGTGTATGTGGAAGGGGAAGATGAAAGATTAAAATCACGATCGACGACTGTTTTGTCTCAGAAAAAAAATTGAGTGAATCACGGGTGACCATGGTTGAGTAAATTCCAATTTCAGGTTTGCTTTTGTTCATTTCTATTGGGTTGGGTTTGTTATGCTTCCATCTTCTCTTGGATTTACTAGTTCTTAGGGGTATGTGTTTCCTTATGTAActgataaattattttgtttgGCTATTAGTAAAATCAATACTGTTTGACTTCTTATTATCTAAATCAATCGATGGTGATGAATTTTATTGAGACCAAAATTACAGAGTAATCTTTCTTATTGTCCGAGTAAATTAATAAtggatttttttaatttcattattGTCTTTTGTAATATTGAGACCAATATCCTATTTGTTCTAGTTCTTTTACATATTCTACATACAAACCCCAATAGCTCGCCAAATAAAGCGTTCTGGTTCGAAGAAGACAACAGGTTGTTTTTTTTGAGGTTTTTTCATCATTTCTATCTTTCCTCTTTCGCTTATCAAAACATGGGTTAAATATTGGTGTTTTGTTGTGGTTTTATCCTTCTTTTAGGTATGGAAGCTATCTCGGTTCTTTCTGTAACTCATCCTATTGAATCCAAATTAACTCGTTTGAGGACATTCTGCAGCCACAAGAACTCACATGGTAGAAGTTCAGCTCAAAAGGTAAACCATTTTATCATTACAACTGATGTAGTACACTAGTATGAGTGGTTGATTGATGTAACACTTCTTACTTTTCCTTATATTTCTATGCAGGGTAATCATAAAAAtgttgggttttatgcataagaacaatcctatgtgctcatacaaaccctaatgcttggatctaggtttctctattgtacatgctttgaatccaagactaataaacttagatctaacatattatgaactgaattagggtttggagaattacctttgattgttatatagcaataacaatcaattccttgcttggattggccttagaaagcttagtgcctcaagtgttgcacctctaatggagtcacaaacaccatatacaacttggatgaagaggagaagaagagaggctgccgaaaaacgactagaaaccctagagaatcagttgtccacgtttttggagcctaaggggtcctttatatacttgtgtgggctgctagggtttcagtcaaaaccctaatggacagcttaaactctaagcagcccatggaaccttctggataaggccatggacgaaaatataatgggcttccatcataatttcgttcactccttgatcctttagcattccttagcccaataactcaattatccaataattgcagtccagtcccctgaatttaattaatctcttttagccacaaaattaattatcaattaattcttgactaatattaattaaacaatatgatttctcctttaatatattattctcataatatattaataaatcatatttaaacctttttctccttaaatcatcctacatattgctatggtgaaggcaacccaaaaggaccatgctcataatcgggtcaagtacataccaaaatagttatggacttagacactaatccaacagtctcccacttggataagtctaataactattttcagtatgacttcagaacctgatcagcaattgtagctttcaaaagccgctgtcaactctgatcttatcagatagcgtgtcctctagataagggattatatattcctccattctcaagatatcgtatagacaaaaggcattaatttcaatcattctctctatattgtttcccgacttccgatttatgacgactgataacagactacaattgaacacatcaacttagtcccggcttggccaagtgcttaggtgtcatcactaaatcatcgagaggcccacagatatcacttttatcccactttgagtaaaaggaatggataaacttcgactcaaatgctcgcttgaatttactgatcgaatcacacacaacaataagttttataacaccaagttactagtgcgtttacttattatcaatgtgcaaccgaccaacaaataacaactcacacgtctcggtttcaagaatatacaatattatcgtctcactaatcactcgtgataaaaccatgaagtgatccaagtgagcgtgggtttaatccaatactctaatcttatcaaagcactcatgaactctgcaacaaacttgtgctatgtctaaacacttcagacagtctacagacagattcatgacagtctttattcatacctactcccaacgtatgaccgactgtggatgtttgaataacctagttattatggaagtcaaaacatgctaattgaaacataacaataatacttaatcctatatggtctcaaacttgtgagagtaaataaaacacttctatttaaccaccatattgattactcattattatcgtttactgtttcagaaaatcaacttattacttaaatTACAACAACAActgtcccatgcataaagcatgcacactatgtttcctatggtccttactttgtgaaatagatcaattgaaaaaccttttcaatgatgctcatttcacaattcccaatccttatcattagtgtaagaacacaaggttctttgctactattagaatatgctagattctaacatcttatgcaacgatcctttcataaagtcatagcacaaaagtcaccaagacttggctaataaaattacaaagtactttcttagaaattgttacaagacaattccatagacgtgaagtctcacattcaaagtacattcctttgaacatccttcttgcataaagttttctaatctagacacagaatctcaatatccaactcccaatatggaaacatttccacattttccatatgacaactcattcttaatagaatcttatctattcataataatgtcgatatgatccatccaataccatacttccaactactcacaagcgaccaatcttcagcaaactttggatcgtcctttgatagttgtttaataattttagtcaaaatccattctagtcctttttccctcttaatgtgctagacatttgaaaaattttagaatggtaaatattatagcatttgcaatcgatcctatacccgaagcgtatgggacacgatgcataatgtcttacataaagatatgatactttaccaatcttttgccataatattttatgtgtcatgttctcacaattcgaactatgaagagggatgccgtaatcataatcgaattttaagaacacacaatgtatcctttgactgaaaatgttaaaatttctcaatctaagctttagattttgaaatgaagtataatattctctcccttaattatagcaaaacaactcttcaacccatgcaactttgcaaattgaatctttgtttttctataattaatattgctaacttgcaatactcgccataataatcatacaatcataacacttatgctcccactatcatgatgattattatcatataagcataacatttatgctcccactagctttgacatgtattcagaaaacaaatgaactttcagaaaacaatgcctattgaatttctgaaattcatatttctaataccagatgcttcgacaagcctttatctaagcttcttaaacttatacacctttgccttagatagctcatatgtgtgcttaaacaatttagaacttatgttactaagttccaaatgttcaaactaattgccaaatctcacaattcgaactatggaaagggatgtcgtaaccataattgaatttgagaatacaattttcacaattgctatcttcttaagatccctcttagtgaaagcatttcctcacagtcattttcatgaaggagggaatcttatgacactttgattttacggtgtataagttcctatccatgtgaatttgccaaaaccaaagtttgtgacaaattcaacctcatatggactgaactttcttaatcttgatttctttccttatggtaacacgagtgcccaccatgtcttccaagtagtttagtaatttgtccttacatatgaatgtactttccatcgactaaggctctagtatgcatttaaatgagaactcaaagaactcacatacacaattaactcaattggaatggcatagaaacaaaataatgtcagcacgacaggttgtaaacctcaagtcgtgtgctagtgatgatctataaggtttattcttgatttgttcttgaaacccttcaagaccattaagactcccactgactccttgatatataagattctcttgtcaagaaacatttcttgacaaagcaaatattcaaaagttagtgtagttcttatcaagacaaaacacttcacataattggtcctagttggtctctaTCTTATCCAAgaaagcacaacttaccaatttcaaatgtgcaaataagaaaacttttccaagttccacatttgatgagtgttataaacctacttatgacttttcactcaatgtcacaatcttgactctaagacttgatattggaacgaagtatgattgacttcttgatttaaccatttctacaattctcgattcctcttcttagacatgcaattgcactaagactcacttagaggatcaattgatacaaggttcttaatcattaagacttatcataaaacacaataaaaggtactctcccttcttcttagaatggagaaacttttatctttctgccttcttgattcttcttattcgttctgctattcattgaaaccttttcaatcaactcagaattacactcaatcttataagtataatcatatttactaaactttagtaaatcatgacaaatatctttgtcactcttgtggtggacttgatcaatgcacaaccttgtgtacttgatctccttgtccttcaatagacactttgccaaagaattagtctaagtttcccaaatgtgaaagtttttcattcatcatacaatacacattgcatgattccaagtttctgtccaattgaaacttgggcgatgagaaactctccctatttggtaaacttttgacatttccacaaataacataattaagaatcaaatccattgttgctaataatagaaacatcaaACATAAattctttcatacatgccattgcaaggataaataaataagataaagtcaaaattcattttattgtggaaaaatttgtccttacaatgcaattcaattgaaaaactatgttattacatatttcttaacaatctattctaactccaagtagtagctcaagaatccattcttcaagtaatgcgatcgaaatccatttcttcacgattagattcagctcacttcttcccttaagcttcctcgcttttctttgatcctacaaaacatcaaaatgtaatcttattacatcatgtattaagaatctagaataggaacttaaaagagttagataatggattttacctgaagtggagccatacgtcttgactctcccatctcttagatctctcaggtaaatagggcagcttcgtctccaatgccccttctcttggtaataaaagcaaatggactcctttggcacagcacatcggacaatcacagacttagttctttttgcacttccaatgttgccagtgtccattgaagtttgggagtttgattcatcagacaaattttcttgaccagcacgccaaatcattgctgattcagcagctataagcaaataggtgagatcaattagggtcacgtcgtggtccatcatatagtactttctaacaaactcactatatgattcaggaagtgactgaagaacccagtcaacagccaactcacttgaaatctcgacacccaacatgtttaacctatcaatgtgtgacttcatctttaaggcgtgcgcacacacaggtttcccatcttcgtgtttacttgccaaaagggtttgagtgagcttgaacttttcaagactttgaacttgtgggtcagggagaataattggaggaggtggaggaagtgaagcatgaatctcatttccttgatcgtatctcggaacgtcatcttcatttggaaagcttgttccaaaggatttggcaagaccattgtaagatgtagacatctacaaaactggagaaaattcaagttaagttgattagaactcttgatgcaacacccaaatgaaacatcaagctaggatccaacacaatactctacaacctagaagagggatgccgtaatctagttacagaatatttgaaggtaggtaaatgacgatttaccaatttccaccatgaaaaacgaaaaggaagattaagttttaaatgaattgacactcctagatcttttgagattcattgaacatttcaatggcatgtttaatctcgattatgccctactatttgtgactgggatgccgaggatcacaaacaaggtgtgaataaccatacgaatcacgtagtgcacccaatgctacaatcacctaatcaatgtgccggttagccacacacgctccattgatctatgacaaacatcgagtcacccttcgctaccaatgtcatccccaaattagtgtgtcggttaaccacacacgctccactaacgtttgacaagggtacgaagtgtaattccatgggttagcatacaatttcacattttgcctaaagtaactatgatttgggaatttgaaaaagtatttagttactttgtacttcattatacttataatggaaggtttttgtcctatcctacccgttcggctaacgaccctccactagtcaagagtgcggtgggtaagagtggatacccattcaatcgccattttataggcaatttctttAAACACccattatagaccagcttcgtgaatgaggcctactaacggtaagactgactgtttactcatacatatataatattagacttttaatgttatatatagtatagggtgtattttacacttttaaaatactaggtggtttaatttagtaaaattatacttttaattaaatgtaaaccaagactttatgggtttattaaatcacttttaattatacactttaattaattaataaaaccataagggtgtgatttgaacttttcaaattactagggttttagaatttaacatttcaaaattaaacttttagtcaaattttaaattccaaaactttgagggcaagttttgaaacatttcaaaacattagggatcaaacaacaaataattcaaattaaacaattaatttcataattatctatttttttgacctaatcttattttagtcatcagataattaccaaataactttaaataatccatatttatcacataaacaaccaatatttaaaagatttgaaattatctattgttttggcaaggataaacatataattaagataaaaatcggattttaacttcaaaaaacaaattaggcatcaaatccaagtcaaaacaacagccaaaacccgaaaatccctctgtctgacccctggactcgccgagtcagacagactcgccgagttcatccactgactcgccgagtcaggtcgggcagaggccaaaaaactcaattttcatcaaataaagtagttaagcatcacatacaactgaaaccaatcaaggctctgataccactgttgggttttatgcataagaacaatcctatgtgctcatacaaaccctaatgcttggatctaggtttctctattgtacatgctttgaatccaagactaataaacttagatctaacatattatgaactgaattagggtttggagaattacctttgattgttatatagcaataacaatcaattccttgcttggattggccttagaaagcttagtgcctcaagtgctgcacctctaatggagtcacaaacaccatatacaacttggatgaagaggagaataAGAGAGGCTGCcgaaaaacgactagaaaccctagagaatcagttgtccacgtttttggagcctaaggggtcctttatatacttgtgtgggctgctagggtttcagtcaaaaccctaatggacagcttaaactctaagcagcccatggaaccttctggataaggccatggacgaaaatatgatgggcttccatcataatttcgttcaccccttgatcctttagcattccttagcccaataactcaattatccaataattgcagtccagtcccctgaatttaattaatctcttttagccacaaaattaattatcaattaattcttgactaatattaattaaacaatatgatttctcctttaatatattattctcataatatattaataaatcatatttaaacctttttctccttaaatcatcctacatattgctatggtgaaggcaacccaaaaggaccatgctcataatcgggtcaagtacataccaaaatagttatggacttagacactaatccaacaaaaaactATGCTTCTATTATTCCATGTTTAAACAGAAAGGGAAGACATGTCGATAAATTGCAAAATGAAGGTTTTGCTCCCGACAATTCTACCATGACAACTTTGATGTTATACAATGCAAATAACAGATTTTTCACACAGGCAGATTCCATATGGAATGAAATTATAAACAGTTCTTATAATCTTGATATTCAAAGAATTTTGGGCCTAATTGATGCCTACATTGAAGGGAGGCTTTTTGATGAAGTAATCCAAATTATACATCAAATTAGTCTCAGGCATCCTCAACTACAACACCAAGTTTATGAATACACCATATCTTGTTTTGGTAAGATAAGAGAGCTTGAGTTAATGGAGAATATATTAAAAGATATGGTCTCAAATGGTTTTCCTGTTGATTCTACTATGGGTAATGCTTATATCATGTATTATAGTCATTTTGATTCAATACCCATGATGGAAAACGCTTACAAACTTCTAAAAAGCTCAAGACTTTTGGTTGAAAAAGATGGGATTAGGGCAATTTCTCTTGCTTATATAAGGGACAAAAAGTTTCATACTTTGGGAAACTTCTTAAGGGACGTGGGTCTTGGTAGGAGAAATGCAGGGAATCTTCTTTGGAACTTATTGTTATTGTCGTATGCTGCAAATTTTAAAATGAAGAGTTTGCAGAGAGAGTTTTTAAATATGTTGGAAGCTGGATTCGAACTTGATTTCACTACTTTTAATATTCGAGTTGTAGCTTTCTCAAAGATGTCTTTGTTTTGGGATTTGCATTTAAGTCCAGGGCCCGCCCATGGGCCTGGGCATGCTGGGCGACCGCCTCGGGCCCCCAGACGCCAAAGAGCCCCGTATTTATACCTGTTATTGGGTTATATTAGTTGCAGCCCATATTTTTTAGGCCTATATTAATCACAACCCATatttttttggcccaaaatgaACTCCTGCACGACTACGCCCAAATTGAAGAAACGGGAGTGTGACCTACCGTGTTTGAGTTTCTCGGTTCCAATTTTCAAGACTCAATTGAATCTTGGGCGGTTTGGCTTCTCTTCAGCTTCGCTAGTTCGCTTCCATGGAAAATCTAAACGACACACCATCTCTAACGGTTAGTTCTCGATTCTCCTTCTTCTATTTCTAGTTCAAGACTTCAAGTTAATCGGTTACccttctccaatctcctcctcTTCTCTgaattttgattttctaatttgcCATCGCCG
This window encodes:
- the LOC111900133 gene encoding pentatricopeptide repeat-containing protein At3g42630-like → MEIMEERLRAFRADISASQGEARTSSFREFKACGAPEFSGVRDPIVSKRWVADIENAQRTSSCMEEAKVGFASCMLRDRARDWWGEVISQMGTVGVASMTWAEFVRRFDQEFAPPIEAQWMFFYIFYIQTPIARQIKRSGSKKTTGMEAISVLSVTHPIESKLTRLRTFCSHKNSHGRSSAQKGNHKNVGKGRHVDKLQNEGFAPDNSTMTTLMLYNANNRFFTQADSIWNEIINSSYNLDIQRILGLIDAYIEGRLFDEVIQIIHQISLRHPQLQHQVYEYTISCFGKIRELELMENILKDMVSNGFPVDSTMGNAYIMYYSHFDSIPMMENAYKLLKSSRLLVEKDGIRAISLAYIRDKKFHTLGNFLRDVGLGRRNAGNLLWNLLLLSYAANFKMKSLQREFLNMLEAGFELDFTTFNIRVVAFSKMSLFWDLHLSPGIEHMKHNGFFPDLVTYGCIVDAYLDRRLGKNLDFALRKMNVNDSGVVLTDDVVFEVLGKGDFHSSSEPLLEFNRGKRRWSYKELIATYVKKKYRSNQIFWNY